From the Yoonia rosea genome, the window CGCGCGCAGATGAATAGGCATGGATCATTAACGTTCTGGTTCAACATCACGGCAAACGCCCCCCACAGAATGCACGATCGTCTTGCAGTAGAATGACACGCAAGCATCTGCAGCGAATGTCTGCTTCCCGCCCATCGTGCCGGCTGACACATCTGGCCCATAGCGGACATCTGTTTGTTACGAAGAGAACAGCACCAGTGAGTCCACTTTACCGATTTTCTGTTGTGCGGCGAAGGTCGGCTATGAGGTAGACGCAATGTCATATTGGTTGTATGATACAACTATGACACAGTCCATTTCCTTACAGCGTATCGACAAAGTGCGTGCAGTATCACGTGCCATTGTCCGAGAACTTGGTTTCATGCAGAAGGGGCTGGCTGGAACCGATTTGTCTCCATCAGCTGTGCATACCATTCTTGAGTTGGGCTACGGCACGGTCACAAAGGCAAGTGACCTGGGCGACATGCTGCACTTGGAGAAGTCCACGGTTAGCCGCCTTGTCCAAAAACTCACCGAGGACGGACTGATCGAGGCTAAGTCCAACCACGCCGACCGACGTACTCGGCAACTCGATCTTACAAAGAACGGCAGAGTTCTTCTGAAAACTCTGGAGGAATTTGGACGTATGCAAATGAGGTCTGCCTTTGAACACCTTTCGAACGATGATCTCACAAAGGTTGAAGCGGGTTTGGCGCTCTTCGCCAAGGCGCTGCGAGGACTAGGGTCCAGCGCTTCCGGCTCCACTGCCGTGGAGATTCGCCAAGGGTATTACTCATCTGTAATCGCCTCCGTCGTTGGACTGCACGCCACGTATTACGCAACCAATTACGGGTTCGGTGCGGTCTTTGAGAGGAAGGTTGCGACTGAAATGTCGGAGTTCATGGGGCGCCTAGAGAGCCCTATGAATACGACGTTTTCCGCTTTCCTTGGCGAGACACTTCTTGGTTCGGTCTCTCTGGATGGAGAAGACCTTGGAAAAGGTGTCGGCCATCTAAGGTGGTTTATCGTCAGTCCCGAGTCCCAAGGCATGGGTATCGGTAACTTGCTCCTTGAAAAGGCGACATCGTTTGTGGATGCGACCGGCTTCGACCGGACCCGTCTTTGGACGTTCAAGGGGCTCGATACGGCGCGCCACCTCTATGAAAAGCACGGGTTCGAACTGACCCGTGAAACACCCGGAAGGCAATGGGGCACCGAGGTCATCGAACAAGAGTTCGAGCGAAAGCGGACCTGAATCAAGAAGGCTTGAACAGCAGCTAAGTCCCGCTTATCGGGCCTCTACGCCAAACGCAGCGAACGACCGCTAACAGCCCTTTCTGTTCAGCAACAGGTACGATCCGGAGCGAACTCTCACCGTGTGGCGTGATATTGCGATACCGCGTTTTCAAAGCAAACATTGCAAATTAGACATCGTCGCTATCGCATGCTCTCACCTCGGCCATAACCCTGACTGTGCGCAGCCCAAGCAGCTCTACTCTCCTTGATACGCTTCAGGTTTCGCCGGTTCTTCCGTTTCAATTTCGTGGGAAATACGGTTGCAGTAGTTTACGCTACTGTCCTTCAGAAGAGCTGGGTTCGGGGCCCTGTTTTTCAGACAAGTATGACGACGTCACGCCCCGCGTGGACACCATAGATTGGCGCCTATGCGAGCCTATCAGCGAAGCCGGCTGCGCAGTTAATACTCGACGCCATGGCGCCGTTCCGCGATGATGGAGTATGTGTCAGCGGGTCGCGGGGTTCTTGGCAGCCCGCCAAAGCGCAGACCTTGCTGGGGAAAGCCGGACCAAATGCAACAGACCACCTCTGACCGGTTAAAGACAGCGCTTTTGCTGTTCTCGGTTGCGGGTTTGCTGGCGGGGCTGGCGCTCTACTTCAATGGAAGAAGCGATATCGCCAGCATCGTCTGGTTTGCGGGCGTTGCGCCTGTGCTTGCAGCACTCATCATTGAGATCATCCGCAGCCTTTGGCAGGGCGAGGTCGGATTGGATATTGTTGCGGCACTTTCGATGACCGCAGCGCTCGTCTTTGGTGAAACATTGGCCGCGGCCGTCGTCGCGGTCATGTACTCGGGCGGCACCTTTCTGGAAAGCTTTGCCGAGGGGCGCGCCCGCCGTGAAATGCGTGATTTGTTGGCACGTGTCCCCCGCACGGCAACCCGCTACAAGAATGGTGGTTTGGAAGAGGTCGCACTCGACGCCATTCAACCGGGTGACCTCTTGCTGATCCGGCAGGGCGACGTTGTTCCCGTCGATGGTACTGTCGCCTCGGAGGGCGCTTTCGTTGACACCTCGGCGCTGACCGGTGAATCACTGCCCGCCCGCCTCGCACGCGGCGCAGAGGCGATGAGCGGCGCGACGAATGCGGGCGAACCCTTTGACCTGACAGCAACGCGGTTGGCCGAGGACAGCACCTATGCCGGAATCGTGCGTCTGGTCGAAGAGGCCCAACGCTCCAAAGCGCCCATGGCACGCCTCGCGGATCGGTGGTCCCTCGGATTTCTTGCGGTCACAGTTTCGATTGCTTTTGCCGCATGGTGGTTCACCGGCGATCCGATCAGAGCCGTCGCCGTGCTTGTGGTGGCGACGCCCTGCCCTTTGATCCTTGCCGTGCCCGTCGCACTGGTGGCCGGTCTTTCGCGCGCCGCGCATTTCGGCATCTTGATCAAAGGTGCCGGACCGCTTGAGACGATGGCCCGGATCGGGACGCTGATTCTCGACAAGACAGGCACGCTGACAGACGGACGACCGCAGATTGTGTCCATTGACAGCCGCGACGGCAGTGATGGCGATGAAATCCTGCGCCTTGCCGCGGCACTTGATCAGGCGTCAAAGCACCCGGTCGCGCAAGCCGTCGTCGCGGCAGCGAAAGCGCGCGATCTTGCGTTACCGATTCCATCTGAGGTTACCGAGATCCCCGGAGAGGGGGTGATTGGCCAAGTCGAGGGAAACAGGGTGATCGTGGGCGGAGCCGATTTTGTCGCCCAACGTATCGGGCATCCGGAGGGCGATCACCCCGCTGGCGCAGCAGGTTCTGTTCTTGTTGCCATTGCGGTTGACGGCAAAATGGCCGGATATCTCGTGATGGCCGATCCCTTGCGTGACGGTACAGACGCCATGCTTGCGCGACTGCGCCGCGAAGGGATCACTCGCCTACTTCTGGCAACGGGCGACAGGGCGGCGGTCGCAGAGCGGATCACTAAGGGTCTCGGGTTCGACAGTGTCCAGGCAGGGCTGACACCCGATATGAAGGTAGAGCTGGTGCTGGAAGAGCGCAAAAGCAGTCCAGTGATGATGGTTGGAGACGGCGTAAATGATGCGCCGGCCCTAGCCGCCGCAGATGTAGGCGTCGCCATGGGCGCGCGGGGTGCTGCCGCATCGGCCGAGGCGGCGGATGTTGTTTTGCTCGTGGACAGGGTTGACCGTCTGGGTCAGGGGATTGAAATCGCGCGCCGTGCCCGCCGTATCGCCGTCCAGAGTGTGGTCGCGGGTATTGGCCTATCGGTTGCGGGAATGATTGCCGCAGCCTTTGGCTATCTGACACCGGTTCAGGGCGCACTGTTGCAAGAAGCGATCGACGTGGCCGTTATCCTGAACGCGCTGCGTGCGCTTTGGATCGAACCGGCTGGCATAACAGAAAACCAAAGCACGTTCGGAGCCAACCGCAAATCGCCGGTATAGGCTGGACGAAAACGGCAAATTCAAACAATGTTACGAGGAAATCTTAAAGTAGTGCAGCCGGCCGTCTTCAAGCAGGAGAAAGAGCCCTGCGTCGTCAGTTCAGGTCCGGTTCCTTAATGATCCCCAAGATAATCCATCAAACATGGCGCGATCATAACCTGCCGGTCCCGAAGGCGTGGCCCCAAAGCTGGCAGCGACATAATCCGGATTGGGAATACCGTCTTTGGACCGACGACGATCTGATTGCATTCGTTCGGCAATGTTACCCCGAGTTGGAGGCGCTTTATCTGTCGTATCCAAAGCCGGTGCAGCGGGCGGACATGGCCCGCTATCTGATCTTGCACCACCACGGCGGCGTCTACGCTGATATCGACACGGAATGTATGGCCCCGCTTGATGTCATCGCTAACGAACAACGGATTGTCTTTTCCGCAGAA encodes:
- a CDS encoding heavy metal translocating P-type ATPase → MQQTTSDRLKTALLLFSVAGLLAGLALYFNGRSDIASIVWFAGVAPVLAALIIEIIRSLWQGEVGLDIVAALSMTAALVFGETLAAAVVAVMYSGGTFLESFAEGRARREMRDLLARVPRTATRYKNGGLEEVALDAIQPGDLLLIRQGDVVPVDGTVASEGAFVDTSALTGESLPARLARGAEAMSGATNAGEPFDLTATRLAEDSTYAGIVRLVEEAQRSKAPMARLADRWSLGFLAVTVSIAFAAWWFTGDPIRAVAVLVVATPCPLILAVPVALVAGLSRAAHFGILIKGAGPLETMARIGTLILDKTGTLTDGRPQIVSIDSRDGSDGDEILRLAAALDQASKHPVAQAVVAAAKARDLALPIPSEVTEIPGEGVIGQVEGNRVIVGGADFVAQRIGHPEGDHPAGAAGSVLVAIAVDGKMAGYLVMADPLRDGTDAMLARLRREGITRLLLATGDRAAVAERITKGLGFDSVQAGLTPDMKVELVLEERKSSPVMMVGDGVNDAPALAAADVGVAMGARGAAASAEAADVVLLVDRVDRLGQGIEIARRARRIAVQSVVAGIGLSVAGMIAAAFGYLTPVQGALLQEAIDVAVILNALRALWIEPAGITENQSTFGANRKSPV
- a CDS encoding helix-turn-helix domain-containing GNAT family N-acetyltransferase translates to MTQSISLQRIDKVRAVSRAIVRELGFMQKGLAGTDLSPSAVHTILELGYGTVTKASDLGDMLHLEKSTVSRLVQKLTEDGLIEAKSNHADRRTRQLDLTKNGRVLLKTLEEFGRMQMRSAFEHLSNDDLTKVEAGLALFAKALRGLGSSASGSTAVEIRQGYYSSVIASVVGLHATYYATNYGFGAVFERKVATEMSEFMGRLESPMNTTFSAFLGETLLGSVSLDGEDLGKGVGHLRWFIVSPESQGMGIGNLLLEKATSFVDATGFDRTRLWTFKGLDTARHLYEKHGFELTRETPGRQWGTEVIEQEFERKRT